Below is a window of Solea senegalensis isolate Sse05_10M unplaced genomic scaffold, IFAPA_SoseM_1 scf7180000015408, whole genome shotgun sequence DNA.
ataaagacgggaacatgtgacgtagatatcgcaGACTTAAAGGGATGTCAATATTGACATAAatttacattaaatgtgttgTCCCCCAGAGTGAGTGTTTCCGCCTCAGACAAGGACTGACCTCAGGACTGGTCATGCTGCTGCCTCTCCTGCTCCGTCCCCCCGTCCGTTACCCTCACACCTCTGCACTGCTGGTACAGTGTGTGCGGACGCAGCGGTGCAAGACGGGGACGGTGCTGTGTTCTCAGACTGAACACTTCCTGCGGCTGAGGATTCCTCTGAGCCCCCAGAGCAGAGGGAACAAGAACCAGAGCAGGAGGTCAAAGGGTCAGGAAGAGGACTGGAAGACCAGGAACAAGACGGTGCTGACATACATCGCTGCGGCCGGCGTGGGGATGATCGGCCTGTCGTATGCCGCCGTGCCACTCTACAGACTCTACTGCCAGGTGAGGAGGGCGGCCGTGTGACGTCCTGACCCTGGTCTCTAGcctgtgtgacctctgtgtgtctctcaggcAGCAGGGCTCGGTGGTACGGCGGTGGCTGGCCACGACACAGACATGGTGGAGACGATGAAGCCGGTGAAAGAACGCGTCCTGAAGATCACCTTCAACGCTGACACGCACGCCAGCATGCAGTGGAACTTCAGGCCACAGCAGAGCGAGATCTATGTAAGAGACCTCAGGACAAGTGACAGGTTTGTTATGTCAGGATGGTCTCGCATCCGAGAAGCTCTGAAAGAACACTTGCATGTTCTGTCACACAGGTAGTTCCAGGTGAGACGGCGTTGGCGTTTTACCGAGCGAAAAACCCGACGGACAAACCCATCATCGGGATCTCCACCTACAACGTGGTCCCCTTTGAGGCGGGACAATATTTCAACAAGATCCAGGTTTGTGATCGACCTGAAGCTCAGGCTCCTCCCACCTGATGTACAAGAacctgaaagtttgttttttctcacacAGCGTATACGATTTTTAATCTTCCGTCCTGCTTGTGCTCTCAGTGCTTCTGCTTCGAGGAGCAGCGTCTGAACCCTCACGAGGAGGT
It encodes the following:
- the LOC122762216 gene encoding cytochrome c oxidase assembly protein COX11, mitochondrial; the encoded protein is MLLPLLLRPPVRYPHTSALLVQCVRTQRCKTGTVLCSQTEHFLRLRIPLSPQSRGNKNQSRRSKGQEEDWKTRNKTVLTYIAAAGVGMIGLSYAAVPLYRLYCQAAGLGGTAVAGHDTDMVETMKPVKERVLKITFNADTHASMQWNFRPQQSEIYVVPGETALAFYRAKNPTDKPIIGISTYNVVPFEAGQYFNKIQCFCFEEQRLNPHEEVDMPVFFYIDPEFHEDPRMARVSTITLSYTFFEAKEGQTLPLPGYSYN